The genomic window ATCTCTAAGGAGATTGTGAATTGTCTATCACCCCGCGACTTCGGCAATCCTGCTCGCGATGCGGTTGGCGGCGGACTTGACAGGATCGTTGGCGAGATGGGCATAGCGGGCGGTGGTCTGGACCTTGTTGTGACCGAGCAGTTTCCCGATCATGGGTAGGCCCTCGCCGACGAGCAAGCCGCCGCTGGCGAAGGAGTGCCGCAAGTCGTGAATCCGCAGGTTCCCGATGCCCGCGCGCTGCAGGATGAGGCGCCACGGCCCGTGCAGAAAGGCGAGATGGGTCCCGCGCTTCAAGCCGGGAATCACCCAGGGGCTGTCTTCCTTGCGCCGTATGCCGCGCAGCACCGCGATGGCGGGATCGCCCAGATGCACGATCCTGGCGCCGGTTTTGGAGTCGGGCAACCGGAGCTCGCCCCGGTCCAGGTCGACGTCCTCCCACCGGAGCGATAGGATCTCGCCGCTCCGGCACCCCGTCAGCATCAGTAGCCGGATCGCGGCGACCGCCCCCGGCGACGCGAAACCCTCGCGCTCCGCGTCCCGCAGTGCGGCACCGAGGCGGCGGTACTCTTCGTCGGAAAGGAACCGCTCGCGTCTGCGCTCGGGGTACTTCTTCACGAATCGGCAGGGATTGACGCCCTCGGGGCGCATCTCCCAGACCTCGGCCATGGTCAGCATCCGG from Deltaproteobacteria bacterium includes these protein-coding regions:
- a CDS encoding tyrosine-type recombinase/integrase, which codes for MPKITKRAVDTFQPAERERVVWDDDIKGFGVRVHPSGRKVYIVKYRHEGRAVKATIGPHGPITPAAARARAAEIVTLARTGRDLDGKTPRKAGGSTMADLARRFLDEYAPDHLKPGTAELYRKIIGKRILPRLGKRRVADISRADAAALHHDMRSVPGHANRTLGVLSRMLTMAEVWEMRPEGVNPCRFVKKYPERRRERFLSDEEYRRLGAALRDAEREGFASPGAVAAIRLLMLTGCRSGEILSLRWEDVDLDRGELRLPDSKTGARIVHLGDPAIAVLRGIRRKEDSPWVIPGLKRGTHLAFLHGPWRLILQRAGIGNLRIHDLRHSFASGGLLVGEGLPMIGKLLGHNKVQTTARYAHLANDPVKSAANRIASRIAEVAG